The Streptomyces sp. Je 1-332 genome has a window encoding:
- a CDS encoding DinB family protein, which produces MPTLPDGRPVPDPTADEPAMLADWLDFHRGTLAVKCSGLDDAQTRVASVPSSSLTLLGLVQHLAEVERNWFQRVLAGRDVPPVHEGPAGGFALDPERTCEQALAAWRREVAVSRELCAGRSLDDVGRLSEQEAAVSGISEVSLRWILVHLIEEYARHNGHADLLREGIDGVTGP; this is translated from the coding sequence ATGCCCACTCTCCCGGACGGCCGCCCCGTTCCCGACCCGACCGCCGACGAGCCCGCGATGCTGGCCGACTGGCTCGACTTCCATCGCGGGACCCTCGCGGTCAAGTGCTCCGGGCTCGATGACGCACAGACCCGTGTCGCTTCCGTCCCGTCCTCGTCCCTGACCCTGCTCGGTCTCGTGCAGCATCTGGCCGAGGTGGAGCGGAACTGGTTCCAGCGGGTGCTCGCCGGGCGGGACGTGCCGCCGGTGCACGAGGGACCGGCGGGGGGCTTCGCCCTGGACCCGGAGCGGACATGTGAGCAGGCCCTGGCCGCGTGGCGGCGTGAGGTGGCGGTGAGCCGGGAGCTCTGCGCGGGACGCTCGCTGGACGACGTCGGACGGCTGAGCGAGCAGGAAGCGGCCGTGTCCGGCATCTCCGAGGTCAGCCTGCGCTGGATCCTGGTCCACCTCATCGAGGAGTACGCGCGGCACAACGGGCACGCCGATCTCCTCAGGGAGGGCATCGACGGAGTGACGGGGCCGTAA
- the ectA gene encoding diaminobutyrate acetyltransferase yields the protein MTAAQADLPTDLHANSLEMPEGLRLDTPDVADGAAIWRIARDSKVLDLNSSYSYLLWCRDFAATSMVARDSNGEPAGFITGYIRPERPRTLVVWQVAVDQAHRGRGLAGALLEGLTAKVAADRELVSVETTITPDNAASQRLFTSFAQRHGASVERTVLFDAGLFPDEGHLPEVLFLIEPIAQSVHDAQSGHKARTGNVARTEPVEPLG from the coding sequence ATGACCGCTGCACAAGCCGATCTACCGACCGACCTGCACGCGAATTCCCTGGAAATGCCCGAGGGGTTGCGCCTCGACACCCCCGACGTCGCCGACGGTGCCGCCATCTGGCGCATCGCCCGCGACTCGAAGGTGTTGGACCTCAACTCCTCGTACAGCTACCTGCTGTGGTGTCGCGACTTCGCGGCGACCTCGATGGTGGCCAGGGACTCGAACGGTGAGCCCGCCGGGTTCATCACCGGCTACATCCGGCCCGAGCGGCCTCGCACCCTGGTGGTCTGGCAGGTGGCCGTCGACCAGGCGCACCGAGGCCGCGGCCTTGCCGGTGCGCTGCTCGAAGGGCTGACCGCCAAGGTCGCCGCCGACCGGGAGCTGGTCTCGGTCGAGACGACCATCACGCCGGACAACGCCGCCTCCCAGCGGTTGTTCACCTCGTTCGCACAGCGCCACGGAGCGTCCGTCGAGCGCACGGTGCTCTTCGACGCGGGGCTCTTCCCCGACGAGGGGCACCTGCCCGAGGTCCTGTTCCTCATCGAGCCGATCGCACAGAGCGTGCACGACGCACAGAGCGGGCACAAGGCACGGACCGGGAACGTCGCGCGGACCGAACCGGTCGAGCCACTCGGCTGA
- the ectB gene encoding diaminobutyrate--2-oxoglutarate transaminase, with protein sequence MTITQPDLSVFETLESEVRSYCRGWPTVFDRAQGSRMFDEDGHSYLDFFAGAGSLNYGHNNPVLKRALIDYLERDSVVHGLDMSTTAKRAFLESFQNIILRPRDLPYKVMFPGPTGTNAVESALKLARKVKGRESIVSFTNAFHGMSLGSLAVTGNAFKRAGAGIPLVHGTPMPFDRYLEGTTPDFVWFERLLEDQGSGLNQPAAVIVETVQGEGGINVARAEWLRKLADVCERWDMLLIVDDIQMGCGRTGAFFSFEEAGITPDIVTVSKSISGYGMPMALTLFKPELDIWEPGEHNGTFRGNNPAFVTAAAALETYWSDGPAMEKQTRARGEQVEEAFAAIVDENPGAIKEYRGRGLVWGMEFIDKARAGAIAKRAFELGLLIETSGPESEVVKLLPALTITADELDEGLRTLARAVRETA encoded by the coding sequence GTGACCATCACCCAGCCCGACCTGAGCGTCTTCGAGACCCTGGAGTCGGAGGTGCGCAGCTACTGCCGCGGTTGGCCCACTGTCTTCGACCGTGCGCAGGGCAGCCGCATGTTCGACGAGGACGGCCACTCGTACCTCGACTTCTTCGCCGGGGCCGGCTCGCTCAACTACGGCCACAACAACCCGGTCCTCAAACGCGCCCTGATCGACTACCTGGAGCGCGACAGCGTCGTCCACGGTCTCGACATGTCGACGACCGCCAAGCGCGCGTTCCTCGAGTCGTTCCAGAACATCATCCTGCGCCCGCGTGACCTGCCGTACAAGGTCATGTTCCCGGGCCCGACGGGCACCAACGCCGTCGAGTCCGCGCTGAAGCTGGCCCGCAAGGTCAAGGGCCGCGAGTCGATCGTGTCGTTCACGAACGCCTTCCACGGCATGTCGCTCGGTTCGCTCGCGGTGACCGGCAACGCCTTCAAGCGCGCCGGCGCCGGCATCCCGCTGGTGCACGGCACGCCGATGCCCTTCGACCGCTACCTCGAGGGCACCACCCCCGACTTCGTCTGGTTCGAGCGTCTTCTCGAAGACCAGGGCTCCGGCCTCAACCAGCCCGCCGCCGTGATCGTCGAGACGGTGCAGGGCGAGGGCGGCATCAACGTCGCCCGCGCCGAGTGGCTCCGCAAGCTCGCCGACGTGTGCGAGCGCTGGGACATGCTGCTCATCGTCGACGACATCCAGATGGGCTGCGGCCGCACCGGCGCGTTCTTCTCCTTCGAGGAGGCCGGCATCACGCCGGACATCGTGACGGTGTCCAAGTCCATCAGCGGCTACGGCATGCCGATGGCGCTGACGCTGTTCAAGCCCGAGCTGGACATCTGGGAGCCGGGCGAGCACAACGGCACCTTCCGCGGCAACAACCCCGCGTTCGTCACGGCCGCCGCCGCCCTGGAGACCTACTGGTCCGACGGCCCGGCCATGGAGAAGCAGACCCGCGCACGCGGCGAGCAGGTCGAGGAGGCCTTCGCCGCCATCGTCGACGAGAACCCCGGCGCCATCAAGGAGTACCGCGGCCGCGGTCTCGTCTGGGGCATGGAGTTCATCGACAAGGCACGCGCGGGCGCCATCGCCAAGCGCGCCTTCGAACTCGGTCTGCTCATCGAGACCTCAGGACCCGAGAGCGAGGTCGTCAAGCTCCTTCCGGCGCTGACGATCACCGCCGACGAGCTGGACGAAGGACTTCGCACGCTCGCCCGCGCGGTGCGCGAGACCGCCTGA
- a CDS encoding ectoine synthase, with protein MIVRSFKDIEGTDRHVKSASGTWESKRIVLAKERVGFSVHETILYAGTETSMWYANHIEAVVCTKGEAELTDDTTGEKYTITPGTMYLLDGHEKHTMRIKEDFHCICVFNPPVTGREDHDENGVYPLLTEPEPA; from the coding sequence GTGATCGTCCGTTCGTTCAAGGACATTGAAGGCACCGACCGGCACGTGAAGTCCGCGTCCGGCACCTGGGAGAGCAAGCGCATCGTCCTCGCCAAGGAGCGGGTGGGCTTCTCGGTCCACGAGACCATCCTGTACGCGGGTACGGAGACGTCGATGTGGTATGCCAACCACATCGAGGCCGTCGTGTGCACCAAGGGCGAGGCCGAGCTGACCGACGACACGACCGGCGAGAAGTACACGATCACGCCGGGCACGATGTACCTGCTCGACGGGCACGAGAAGCACACGATGCGGATCAAGGAGGACTTCCACTGCATCTGTGTCTTCAACCCGCCCGTCACGGGTCGTGAGGACCACGACGAGAACGGCGTGTACCCGCTGCTCACGGAGCCGGAGCCGGCCTAG
- the thpD gene encoding ectoine hydroxylase, which yields MTTAPERTADLYPTRGTEEVLIERKDPVVWSEPGTPGPIAADELAGFERDGFLAIDQLITPDEVSVYHAELERLIGDPTMRADERSIVEPRSQEIRTIFEVHKISELFKKLAADPRVVGRARQILGSDVYVHQSRINVKPGFGASGFYWHSDFETWHAEDGLANMRTVSVSIALTKNHDTNGGLMIMPGSHKTFLGCEGATPKDNYKRSLQMQDAGIPSNETLTSLASDYGIRLFTGEAGSATWFDCNAMHGSGDNITPFPRSNVFIVFNSVENTAVEPFAAPVRRPEFIGARDFTPVK from the coding sequence ATGACCACCGCACCCGAACGCACCGCCGATCTGTACCCGACCCGAGGCACCGAAGAGGTCCTCATCGAGCGCAAGGACCCCGTCGTGTGGTCCGAGCCGGGTACGCCGGGGCCGATCGCGGCCGATGAACTGGCGGGGTTCGAACGGGACGGTTTCCTGGCGATCGACCAGCTCATCACCCCGGACGAGGTGAGCGTCTACCACGCCGAGCTTGAGCGGTTGATCGGTGACCCCACGATGCGGGCGGACGAGCGCTCCATCGTGGAGCCGCGTTCCCAGGAGATCCGCACCATCTTCGAGGTGCACAAGATCAGCGAGCTGTTCAAGAAGCTCGCGGCCGACCCGCGAGTGGTGGGTCGGGCCCGGCAGATCCTGGGTTCCGACGTGTACGTCCACCAGTCCCGGATCAACGTGAAGCCCGGCTTCGGAGCCTCCGGGTTCTACTGGCACTCGGACTTCGAGACCTGGCACGCCGAGGACGGACTCGCGAACATGCGGACCGTCTCCGTCTCCATCGCGCTCACCAAGAATCACGACACCAACGGCGGCCTCATGATCATGCCGGGGTCGCACAAGACGTTCCTCGGCTGTGAAGGCGCGACGCCGAAGGACAACTACAAGCGGTCCCTGCAGATGCAGGACGCGGGCATTCCCTCGAACGAGACGCTGACCAGCCTCGCCTCGGACTACGGCATCCGGCTCTTCACCGGTGAGGCGGGCTCCGCTACCTGGTTCGACTGCAATGCCATGCACGGTTCGGGGGACAACATCACGCCGTTCCCGCGCAGCAACGTCTTCATCGTGTTCAACAGTGTGGAGAACACGGCGGTGGAGCCGTTCGCGGCACCGGTCCGGCGACCGGAATTCATCGGGGCCAGGGACTTCACTCCGGTGAAGTGA
- a CDS encoding alkene reductase, protein MTTAFDSIDLAGTPLANRIAMAPMTRSRAGEGATATDLTAEYYAQRASAGLIITEGIQPSVVGQGYPDTPGLHSAEQVASWRKVTAAVHAAGGRIFAQLMHAGRIGHPVLLPDGLVNVAPSAVAAEGQVYTAEGPKDYVTPRELTGEEVRATIADFAAAARNAIDAGFDGVELHGANGYLIHQFLAPGSNRRTDEWGGTPENRIRFAVETARAVAAEIGAARTGIRLSPGNPFNDISEPETELEATYTSLVKELSALDLAYLHVMEVGPVRELVSTLRDGFNGPFVLNPATEGPTGHDALALVEDGTADVVAFGSLFLANPDLPARLKTEGPYNTPDPTTFYGGTEKGYTDYPAL, encoded by the coding sequence ATGACCACCGCGTTCGACTCCATCGACCTCGCGGGCACCCCGCTCGCCAACCGCATCGCCATGGCTCCCATGACCCGAAGCCGGGCCGGCGAGGGCGCCACCGCCACGGATCTCACCGCCGAGTACTACGCCCAGCGCGCCTCGGCGGGCCTGATCATCACGGAGGGCATCCAGCCCTCCGTCGTCGGCCAGGGCTACCCGGACACCCCGGGCCTGCACTCCGCCGAGCAGGTGGCGTCCTGGCGCAAGGTCACGGCCGCCGTGCACGCCGCGGGCGGCAGGATCTTCGCGCAGCTCATGCACGCGGGCCGCATCGGACACCCCGTACTGCTCCCCGACGGCCTGGTGAACGTCGCCCCGTCGGCCGTCGCGGCCGAGGGGCAGGTGTACACGGCGGAGGGCCCCAAGGACTACGTCACGCCGCGCGAGCTGACCGGCGAAGAGGTCCGCGCCACCATCGCCGACTTCGCGGCCGCGGCCCGCAACGCGATCGACGCGGGCTTCGACGGAGTCGAACTGCACGGCGCCAACGGCTACTTGATCCACCAGTTCCTGGCACCGGGCTCCAACCGCCGCACCGACGAATGGGGCGGCACCCCGGAGAACCGCATCCGCTTCGCGGTCGAGACCGCGAGGGCGGTGGCCGCCGAGATCGGCGCGGCCCGCACCGGCATCCGGCTTTCTCCCGGCAACCCCTTCAACGACATCTCCGAGCCGGAGACCGAGCTGGAGGCGACGTACACCTCCCTGGTGAAGGAGCTGAGCGCCCTCGACCTGGCGTACCTGCACGTCATGGAGGTGGGGCCGGTCCGCGAGCTGGTGAGCACCCTGCGCGACGGCTTCAACGGACCCTTCGTCCTGAACCCGGCCACGGAGGGACCCACGGGCCACGACGCGCTCGCCCTGGTGGAGGACGGCACCGCGGACGTCGTCGCGTTCGGCTCGCTGTTCCTCGCCAACCCCGACCTGCCGGCCCGCCTCAAGACCGAAGGCCCGTACAACACGCCGGACCCGACGACGTTCTACGGCGGCACGGAGAAGGGCTACACCGACTACCCGGCGCTGTAG
- a CDS encoding MarR family transcriptional regulator, with product MNASGEPADPADPACTELPTAARRGPVSHTVSRVARLHRIAAGKVLKKLGLYPGQEFVMMYLWDAGPVRQSELIKAVDLDPSTVTKMLQRLEQSGHVRRSPDPADRRAVLVEATDASCGLLAEVERAWGELEEQTLAGLDAGERAELARLLGRVEANLCTETADCPLEGRG from the coding sequence ATGAACGCCTCGGGCGAACCCGCCGACCCTGCCGACCCCGCCTGTACCGAGCTCCCCACCGCGGCGCGGCGGGGCCCCGTCAGCCACACCGTGAGCAGGGTGGCCCGGCTGCACCGGATCGCGGCGGGCAAGGTGCTGAAGAAGCTCGGGCTCTACCCCGGCCAGGAGTTCGTGATGATGTACCTCTGGGACGCGGGGCCGGTGCGGCAGTCGGAGCTCATCAAGGCGGTCGACCTGGACCCCTCGACGGTCACCAAGATGCTGCAACGCCTCGAACAGTCGGGCCACGTACGCCGCAGCCCCGACCCGGCCGACCGCCGCGCGGTACTGGTCGAGGCCACGGACGCGAGCTGCGGGCTCCTCGCGGAGGTGGAGCGTGCGTGGGGCGAACTGGAGGAGCAGACGCTGGCCGGCCTCGACGCGGGCGAGCGGGCGGAGCTGGCGCGGCTCCTGGGCCGGGTGGAGGCGAACCTGTGCACGGAGACGGCCGACTGCCCCTTGGAGGGGCGGGGCTAG
- a CDS encoding aminotransferase class V-fold PLP-dependent enzyme: protein MGITTGAAFAPTSTYLNTASCGLLPATAVEAIQALAAENGTGRRGGSGDFGIVQAARESFARLVGVPHARVANGGSVAVHAGLIAAAQRPGSEVLFPEGDFSSIINPFVVRGDLKIRYAPLDQLAEAIRPTTALVVYSGVQSADGRIADDAAVREAAAVHGARTLNDATQAAGWLPFDASLYDYTVTGAFKWLLCPRGTSFLTVSEEAQESLVPLHGGWLAAAESWNATYGPLTELAPDARRFDEPPAFLAYHGAAAALAYLEETGIEAVHAHDTALAARYRAGLADLGHEPVPGASPIVSVPGLAGREPELSRAGIITSARAGHLRASFHLYNTEADVDRVLDVLSG, encoded by the coding sequence ATGGGGATCACTACCGGCGCCGCGTTCGCGCCCACGTCGACTTATCTGAACACGGCGAGCTGCGGCCTGCTGCCCGCGACGGCCGTCGAGGCGATCCAGGCTCTCGCGGCGGAGAACGGCACGGGCAGGCGCGGCGGCTCGGGCGACTTCGGGATCGTGCAGGCCGCCCGCGAGTCCTTCGCGCGGCTCGTCGGCGTGCCGCACGCGCGCGTGGCCAACGGCGGCTCGGTCGCCGTGCACGCCGGACTGATCGCCGCGGCGCAGCGGCCCGGCTCCGAAGTCCTCTTCCCCGAGGGGGATTTCAGCTCGATCATCAACCCCTTCGTGGTCCGCGGCGACCTCAAGATCCGTTACGCGCCGCTCGACCAGCTCGCCGAGGCGATCCGTCCCACCACGGCCCTCGTCGTGTACTCCGGCGTGCAGTCGGCCGACGGCCGCATCGCCGACGACGCGGCGGTGCGCGAGGCTGCCGCCGTCCACGGCGCCCGCACCCTCAACGACGCGACACAGGCGGCGGGTTGGCTGCCCTTCGACGCGAGTCTGTACGACTACACCGTCACCGGCGCCTTCAAGTGGCTGCTCTGCCCGCGCGGCACGTCGTTCCTGACGGTGAGCGAGGAAGCGCAGGAATCCCTCGTGCCGTTGCACGGCGGCTGGCTCGCCGCGGCCGAGAGCTGGAACGCGACGTACGGCCCGCTCACGGAACTGGCCCCCGACGCCCGCCGTTTCGACGAGCCCCCCGCCTTCCTCGCGTACCACGGGGCGGCGGCGGCCCTGGCGTACCTCGAAGAGACCGGCATCGAGGCGGTGCACGCCCACGACACGGCGCTGGCGGCCCGTTACCGCGCCGGGCTCGCGGACCTCGGCCACGAGCCGGTGCCCGGCGCCTCACCCATCGTCTCGGTCCCCGGACTCGCGGGCAGAGAGCCCGAGTTGAGCCGGGCCGGCATCATCACGTCCGCGCGGGCGGGACACCTGCGGGCCTCGTTCCATCTGTACAACACAGAGGCCGACGTGGACCGCGTCCTCGACGTGCTCTCCGGCTGA
- a CDS encoding DsbA family oxidoreductase, which produces MRVEIWSDIACPWCYVGKARFEKALAAFPHRDDVEVVHRSFELDPSRVKGDSGLVIPMLAKKYGMSEEQAQEAERNLGVNASSEGLDYLTEGRDHGSTFDMHRLLHFAKEQGRQDELLGLLYRANFAEERSVFDDDERLVELAVAAGLDADAARAVLADPSRYADDVRTDEREAAELGANGVPFFVLDRKYGVSGAQPADVFTQALEQAWGSRSPLTTLADGDACGPDGCAVPQA; this is translated from the coding sequence ATGCGCGTCGAGATCTGGAGCGACATCGCCTGCCCCTGGTGCTACGTGGGCAAGGCCCGCTTCGAGAAGGCGCTCGCCGCCTTCCCGCACCGCGACGACGTCGAGGTGGTGCACCGTTCCTTCGAGCTCGACCCCTCGCGCGTCAAGGGCGACAGCGGGCTCGTGATCCCGATGCTCGCCAAGAAGTACGGCATGAGCGAGGAGCAGGCACAGGAGGCCGAGCGGAACCTCGGTGTGAACGCCTCGTCCGAAGGCCTTGACTACCTCACCGAGGGACGCGACCACGGCAGCACCTTCGACATGCACCGCCTGCTGCACTTCGCCAAGGAGCAGGGCAGGCAGGACGAGCTGCTCGGGCTCCTGTACCGCGCCAACTTCGCCGAGGAGCGCTCCGTCTTCGACGACGACGAACGGCTCGTGGAGCTCGCGGTCGCGGCCGGCCTCGACGCGGACGCGGCCCGTGCGGTGCTCGCCGACCCGTCCCGCTACGCCGACGACGTACGCACCGACGAGCGCGAGGCCGCCGAGCTCGGCGCGAACGGCGTGCCGTTCTTCGTCCTCGACCGCAAGTACGGGGTCTCCGGCGCCCAGCCCGCCGATGTCTTCACGCAGGCCCTGGAGCAGGCGTGGGGCAGCCGCTCGCCCCTCACCACGCTCGCGGACGGGGACGCCTGCGGCCCCGACGGCTGCGCGGTCCCGCAGGCCTGA
- a CDS encoding GNAT family N-acetyltransferase produces the protein MRTAMPTVIRSALTADAPALAALHTRARATYYPEGLPDGAVDAAAMWRAGIERRGGHVLCAVREGRIVGLASFRTPEGEAADTVTLFQFHVDPDHWRAGVGAALHAACVEEWRADGIREASLDVHRENRRAQAFYVRHGWCPEEAGEGASTHLRMRLTVTAGE, from the coding sequence ATGCGGACCGCCATGCCGACCGTCATACGCAGCGCCCTCACCGCCGACGCCCCGGCCCTCGCGGCCCTGCACACCCGGGCCCGCGCCACGTACTACCCCGAGGGGCTGCCGGACGGAGCCGTCGACGCGGCGGCGATGTGGCGGGCGGGCATCGAGCGCCGTGGCGGGCATGTGCTGTGCGCGGTCCGCGAGGGGCGGATCGTGGGCCTCGCGTCGTTCCGTACGCCGGAGGGCGAGGCCGCGGACACCGTGACGCTCTTCCAGTTCCACGTCGACCCGGACCACTGGCGCGCCGGGGTCGGCGCGGCCCTGCACGCCGCCTGCGTGGAGGAGTGGCGGGCCGACGGCATCCGGGAGGCCTCCCTGGACGTTCACCGCGAGAACCGGCGGGCCCAGGCCTTCTACGTACGCCACGGTTGGTGTCCCGAAGAGGCGGGCGAGGGCGCGAGCACTCACCTGCGGATGCGGCTGACCGTGACTGCCGGGGAATGA
- a CDS encoding helix-turn-helix domain-containing protein, whose amino-acid sequence MSRPKSERSPHRPHRVAVIAPSPVSMFNLAIPEMLFEKVEVAGGPGYEVVVCTPQPGTIATTGGLSLQVEHGLDAVRDADTLLVAGTGHRYAPDPRTVAAVREAAAAGRRTASICSGAFVLAEAGLLDGRSATTYWQLAEELRSRYPALDLKGDVLYVEDGQVMTSSGYAAGIDLCLHIIRADYGAAVANQVARAALVAPVRPGGQTQFTQTPLPPERGNACADTRGWAMRHLDEPLTLTDLARQAGVSVRTLTRRFHAESGVSPLQWLLHQRIERAKELLETTSLSMDRVARACGLGTADSLRGHLVRRTGLTPSAYRAQFSHIGTQSSRKTSIAA is encoded by the coding sequence ATGTCCCGCCCTAAGTCCGAGCGCTCGCCCCACCGGCCCCACCGCGTCGCCGTCATCGCGCCCTCGCCCGTATCGATGTTCAACCTCGCGATCCCCGAGATGCTCTTCGAGAAGGTCGAGGTGGCCGGCGGGCCCGGCTACGAGGTGGTCGTCTGCACCCCGCAGCCCGGCACCATCGCCACCACCGGTGGACTCAGCCTCCAGGTGGAGCACGGGCTAGATGCCGTGCGCGACGCCGACACCCTCCTCGTCGCGGGCACCGGACACCGCTACGCACCCGACCCGCGGACCGTCGCCGCCGTCCGCGAGGCCGCCGCAGCGGGCCGGCGCACCGCCTCCATCTGCAGCGGCGCCTTTGTACTCGCCGAGGCGGGCCTGCTCGACGGGCGCAGCGCCACCACGTACTGGCAGCTCGCCGAGGAACTGCGCAGCCGCTACCCCGCGCTCGATCTCAAGGGCGACGTCCTGTACGTGGAGGACGGGCAGGTCATGACGTCCTCCGGGTACGCCGCCGGGATCGACCTGTGCCTGCACATCATCCGCGCCGACTACGGGGCGGCCGTCGCCAACCAAGTGGCCAGGGCCGCGCTCGTCGCCCCCGTACGGCCCGGTGGCCAGACCCAGTTCACCCAGACCCCGCTCCCGCCCGAGCGCGGCAACGCCTGCGCCGACACCCGGGGCTGGGCCATGCGCCACCTCGACGAGCCGCTCACGCTCACCGACCTCGCCCGGCAGGCGGGCGTGAGCGTGCGCACCCTCACCCGCCGCTTCCACGCGGAGAGTGGCGTGAGCCCGCTGCAGTGGCTGCTCCACCAGCGCATCGAGCGGGCCAAGGAGCTCCTGGAGACGACCTCGCTCTCCATGGACCGGGTGGCGCGGGCCTGCGGGCTCGGCACCGCCGACTCGCTCCGCGGCCACCTGGTGCGCCGCACCGGTCTCACGCCCAGCGCCTACCGCGCCCAGTTCAGCCACATCGGAACTCAAAGCTCCCGGAAGACGTCTATCGCAGCGTGA
- a CDS encoding MFS transporter, with protein MATNNLTEGSSAAAQLTPPAPTPTPCPTPGRGRRVSPGLTLTAAMLGFALITLDASVVNVALPAIGDSLGGGMSGLQWVVDAYTLAFAALMLSTGALSDRIGATRAYAIGITVFTAASVACGFAPSLPVLTGARVVQGVAAAVVLPASLSLVRQAYSDAARRARAVALWAAGGSVAVALGPVAGGALTTAWDWSGIFFINVPLGAVALALLLRSPRSERRPAPLDVPGQLLAVLTLTALTFAVIEGGTTGLFALVVAVAAGAVFLWTEARQAHPVVPLGLFRDRTVAITVAAGAACSVAFYGLVFVFSLFFQEVQGRSALWAGLMFLPMTGLIAVTNVAAGKLAARVGPRVPMLVGQAVAVLGLLALLFADASTPAVGLAFLMVPLALGCALTIPPLTAAMMEAVPADRAGLAAGVLNAARQVSGGLGIAAFGGLLAGDFVSGMRVSLLIAAGLLAASGVATLGLRRGR; from the coding sequence ATGGCAACGAACAACCTCACCGAAGGCTCCAGCGCCGCGGCGCAGTTGACACCCCCGGCTCCCACGCCGACCCCTTGCCCCACGCCCGGCAGGGGCCGCCGCGTCTCCCCCGGCCTCACGCTCACGGCCGCCATGCTCGGCTTCGCCCTGATCACGCTCGACGCCTCCGTGGTGAACGTGGCGCTGCCCGCGATCGGCGACTCCCTGGGCGGCGGCATGTCCGGCCTCCAGTGGGTCGTGGACGCCTACACCCTCGCCTTCGCCGCCCTGATGCTCTCCACCGGCGCGCTCTCCGACCGGATCGGCGCGACCCGGGCGTACGCGATCGGCATCACGGTGTTCACGGCCGCTTCGGTGGCCTGCGGGTTCGCGCCTTCGTTGCCCGTGCTGACCGGCGCCCGGGTGGTGCAGGGAGTGGCGGCCGCGGTGGTCCTGCCCGCCTCGCTCTCTCTGGTGCGCCAGGCGTATTCCGACGCGGCCAGGCGGGCGCGTGCGGTGGCCCTGTGGGCGGCGGGCGGTTCGGTGGCGGTGGCGCTCGGCCCGGTCGCGGGCGGCGCGCTGACCACCGCGTGGGACTGGAGCGGCATCTTCTTCATCAACGTCCCGCTGGGCGCGGTTGCGCTGGCCTTGCTGCTGCGTTCGCCGCGCTCGGAGCGGCGGCCCGCGCCGCTGGACGTGCCGGGCCAGTTGCTCGCGGTCCTGACGCTGACGGCCCTGACGTTCGCGGTGATCGAGGGCGGTACGACGGGTCTGTTCGCCCTGGTCGTCGCGGTGGCGGCGGGCGCGGTGTTCCTGTGGACGGAGGCGCGGCAGGCGCACCCGGTGGTGCCGCTCGGTCTCTTCCGCGACCGGACGGTCGCGATCACCGTCGCGGCCGGGGCCGCGTGCAGCGTCGCCTTCTACGGTCTCGTCTTCGTCTTCAGCCTCTTCTTCCAGGAGGTGCAGGGGCGTTCGGCGCTGTGGGCCGGGCTGATGTTCCTGCCGATGACCGGGCTCATCGCGGTCACGAACGTCGCGGCGGGCAAGCTGGCGGCGCGGGTCGGGCCGCGGGTGCCGATGCTGGTGGGGCAGGCGGTGGCGGTCCTGGGCTTGCTGGCCCTGCTGTTCGCCGACGCGTCGACACCCGCCGTCGGCCTCGCGTTCCTGATGGTGCCGCTGGCCCTGGGCTGCGCCCTGACGATCCCGCCGCTCACGGCGGCGATGATGGAGGCGGTGCCCGCTGACCGGGCCGGTCTTGCCGCGGGGGTCCTCAACGCGGCCCGGCAGGTGTCGGGAGGCCTGGGAATCGCCGCCTTCGGGGGCCTGTTGGCCGGGGACTTCGTCTCCGGGATGCGGGTGAGCCTGTTGATCGCGGCGGGGTTGCTGGCGGCTTCGGGGGTGGCGACGCTGGGTCTGCGACGGGGACGCTGA